The following is a genomic window from Victivallis lenta.
CCTGCAGAGCCGCATTCAGGAGTGAGAGTTTTTTCTCCGGCGATCCGCCGGATTCCGGCGCGGGATTGGGCGTGTCCACTTCCTCTTCCGCTTCCGGCGCAGCGGATTCCGCCTCCTGTTCCGTTGCGGGAGCCGCTTCTGACGGGATCTCCGCATCGACTGCTTCCGTCTCCGGTTCCGTTGCCGGGACCGCCTCCGGCGCTCCCGGTTCGGCGATGACCCGTTCGATTCTGGTGACGATGAACTCGCGGTCGCTGCCGACCTTTTTGACTTTCCAGCCGTTCGCGGTGATCTCGGTTACGACGACCTCGATCTCATTGCGTCCGACTTTCACCATGACGATGGTTCCGACTGTGATGTTGCTCGTGTCGCACATGCTTACCTCCTTGTGG
Proteins encoded in this region:
- a CDS encoding winged helix-turn-helix domain-containing protein → MCDTSNITVGTIVMVKVGRNEIEVVVTEITANGWKVKKVGSDREFIVTRIERVIAEPGAPEAVPATEPETEAVDAEIPSEAAPATEQEAESAAPEAEEEVDTPNPAPESGGSPEKKLSLLNAALQVLKHSRTPLNTKEILAQVIEEGLWSPNGAKTPEQSLYSAFFREIKEKETPRVRKSAARRGAFEFNS